TCTCAAATTCATGTTGAATGGTCCGAGCGGCTTAATGGAAATTCAATTAATTGCTTTCGACTGGATCTCCTCGCGTTTCAAGCATAAAAAGATTGAATGGCTACAATGGTTATCCGATCCGCTTCAATATTATTTAGATTAGATAGTTGTTTAAATTAATGTTATGTTGCTCTCTTTTCAACATGTTTTTTTCGAGTTTTTCATAGTGCCCAATCCAATGTAATGGAACTTATGTTCATGTTGTACCTTATTTTCTCGTGTTAATAAAATGTTgcctttcaatttttttttttttttttttttttttgtatgtatgtgattttaatttaaattaaaacgATGGTAAGTTGGCAATAATAGTGACATTCTTAAAGATTTACTATTAGTATGAACGCAATAAATTTTAACATATTGATCTGGTCCTCTGCTCTTAACTTTCGTGTTTAGTACATGTTGAATTAAAATCACATGCCACACATGTCAGACCGATCCATATAACTGCCAATTTAGAAATATGGAACCATATCTCATTCGATTCCAATTCACTTCTATGAACATATAGTCATGTGAAtctctaaaatgataatgtcatcattaagctaattgACCTTTACtttttataatgataatgtcataattatatattaatttaattaaaaaaattatacaaaatattcaataaaagaaaatattaatatCTACTAAATTGTAATtctaattttctaaaaaaaattaaaaggcattttttaatactaataataattattattattattaaaaatataaatataaatactcaactttgagcgaaatttattattattatttacttttaatataataattataattataattataattataattattatattattaatattcaaatatatggattctttttaccaaattaattacgttacatatatatgcgaaaatacatgtctctatatatttgtaaaaacaacgaaaaGTTTCTtaatcaaacgggtcattaaaataaatgagtttataatttacattcacttaatacctaaaacatgtcattaaattatttcgtttaaaaaaacccgtgattttacgggtcatttcactagtgaaTTAAATATAAGGACATCCACAAATTATTCGGCACAAAGTAACTAAAGTAGCTATACAAAAACGACATTGCCAGTGATCGTTTAGAACAAAACCGTCATCTTCCCaacatgaattattattattatttttttgaaggcaaactcacacactcaCATAATACTAACATGAATATATTCACCACGAAAAGGTCATAAGcaagactcgaaccctcaacctctagGTTGTAAGGGTATTGGCTCTTTAGTCTTCCCAACATGAAATTAACCCAACGATCTACCATACGAAGCAACTTGAACACCACAGTAAATCATCCCTTCCGAATTTATTTGAGAACTCTAAGCAAACCATTATCCACCATATTTTCATGCATTGCCATAtgtatattgttttttttttttaaagtacggGATGGTCCAGGGAACTTAACCACTCATGTgttcatctcccgcagttgcataacccgcccccaactgctgccAAGAGTAAACCCGGCTCAATCCGAAGGCATGGACGGTAAACCCCctgcccccgcaacgcgatgtgcggaaggcaccATTGGGTGGAATTCAAAGGTAAATGGGCAACCTTGTGTGTAATGTTGCACCCCACGGgaatcgaactcatgacctctcgctaagagagtcaGACCACaaccacatgagctacaacactAGGTGAAATCACAAAGGATTGAGATCACGTGTTTCTTTAACAGGTGAATGTGTCATTCACTTTAAATTTATTAAGGCACAACACCATTTTTCATCTAAAAATGTAGAAAGATATAATAACATTGGCAAAAGGTTTGGACTGGCGGAGAAACCCTGACCCCGTGTGCCTTCGGCACCCATACCGCCCACCCCGTAAGGGCTAAGTATGCCCGGTAAAATACCTCCCCCCAATACCCAACAATTGCGTGCAAGCCGAGATTCGAACCTGCGCCCCACTATTGGCAAGGGGATAACAACTGCGGGCCCGGGGACCATAAGCAACGGGTACCACTGAAGCACTGCTTCATTGGTAAGATATAATAACATTGTGGTACATAAATTTGTCTCATGTACGAATACTTTGTAACATTATAAATTAGGAGTTGTCTTTAAGGAATTGATTTAGGACTCATATTTATAGATTCACATCATGGCAAGTGTTTTTATTTATTCCTGCTGACTATGAAACCCAACAGGATGTTCAAACAGAACCACCATATCTTGAATGTTTGCAGGTCACAAAATAAGAGTGTGACCATAGACGAAAGCGATACCAAAAGAACATAAGTACATAACCTTGACGACAAGAAATTACTCTAGCAAGAATTGGAGTTGACTTTGAGTAATGTAGTTGACCTAAAAGAAGAAACTAATAAATAAACTAGTGGAAATAAACTTTTCCCAACATAAGAAATTAGCATAGTAGTGTACACATATAAAAGTACTGGTACTTAACCATCCAAGTACCCAAAAACATGAACTAGCATAAGGGTCGTACTTAGACATCTTACATATTTAAAACCCAAATCACATAAATTCCTTAAAGTTTCAGCTGAGTTCAAAAGAACACAAAACTTACCATTCCAATTTACACAAGCAATTTCTAGTAACAGATAATAGATTAAAACCTGAAAGCAAAACAAATAGTAAAACTGAGACCATTTATTGGGATTTTTATGACAATCATCATCAACTTAGAACTTACAAAAATCAAAAACTAACAGTTTGCTTTTGCGACAGTTGAGATCCTATAGAAACTTACACCTGCAACTTGGCCATCATTCGTAGTGCTGATGTGGCATCCTTAAATGCTTCCATTCCTACATGTAATCATACAGTTTAAAATGAACATTAATCCCCGTTTATCATCATCATATGATACACAAAGTATGTTAATATTCTTAATGCTGAAAGTACCTCGCGTGAGTATATCGAGACGGTAGCATTTGGAGAAGCACCTAAAAGAAAGTTTCTAACTTGTTTTGGGATCTTTACCTTCTTTACATTCTTTTTTCGTTCCAACCTTCGTGGATAAATCTTGAGACTCGTTAACTTACCAAATGGAGAAGGTACATTTGAGACTTCATCAACAAATGATGCAACctgaaaaataatatataatataatatataatataatataataatatatataatatataaattataataagtgACGTTGAGTGGTGATAGATAAGCACATGCACGTATAAACATTAAAGACCAAATACCTCTAAGATTTCCAATCCAAGCGTAAGATATTTGACATTGTGGAACTGTTGAAGAATCTCAACAACATAATCACCATCATCCTCAAGTGGACACATAAAGAAATCCACTTTCTCCAAACATGACAAACTATTTCCATTAAAGTTTTCATAACATGAAACTTCATACACCAACGAGGACAATTCGGGTGCATAAATCTCAATATAACCTCCACAGTTGTAAACAATGAGATTCTTTAGGTGAGGTACAACCACATTAGCAGAAGAAAACAATCCTGTCTCAGGTGTGAGCTTAGAAAATTCAGAATGGCAAACTAAATGTTTAGGATCATCTATGGAACACTCAAATAAGGTAAGATTCTTCAAGTTTAGGCACTTAAAGAAAACACCACCACACTCATCAGGATTCTTGTTACTAAGCGTGAAATTTTCAAGATGCAACGTTGTTAACGCTGGTAGGTCCAACGATGATTTGATCTTACAATCATATCTAGAAGATCCAATCAAAGTGAGATCTTTGAGAGACTGGGACGTAAAAAGAAAATTAGGTATTTCAAAACGCCATTCGTCCACCCATATGATAGTCAATTTTTGGACATTATGGGAAAACGCATAGTCGACAACAGTTTTGACAAACGCTTGTTTATATCTTCCAACACTGAGTTTAACCGACGACAATTCTATTTCATTATTGCGGTTCGAGAGATTAGAAAACTCAGAATGGGAAATCAAAGGATCATGATCGTTTATGTCGCAGTTAGATAAGGTAAGATTCTTCAAGTTTAGGCACTTAGAGAAAAGACCACCGGGATTTTCGTTCTTAATAATGAAATTTTCAAGATGCAACGTTGTTAACGATGGTAGGTACAACGATGATTTGATTCTAGATTGATTAAAAATACTAGCACATCCAATTAAAGTGAGATCTTTAAGAGACTGAGACATCAAAAGAGAACTAGGTTTAAGAGAACTAGGCATTTCGTCCAACCATATAATAGTCATCTTTTGGACATTGTGGGAAAACGCATAGTTGACAACAATTTTGACAAACCCTGGTATATATCCTCCACGAACACTAAGTTTAAGAGAAAACAAATCTATTTCATTGTTGCGAGAAGAGAGAACACGAGTGAACTCATTTAAACTAGTTGAGGACGTAACATCGTCACTACATAAATCGAGGTGTGTGATTGACTTCAAAGTATTTTTCCATCTAGATGACAAAATACTAGTTTTGACAGCATGTTTGGTTTCGATATAAGAAAGAATTTTGTTGATGAGATCGTCTGACAAGCTGCTTAGTCTATCGCAATCTGTATTCATTCTCACTCTGTCACAGTACATAAAGCTGCAAGTTATTAATGTGCCACGGTTAGGGTTTTATTAGAAAAGGTTATTAATTTTAACGTAGCAAAACAAATTAAATAATCTAATACAATTCATATTAAGAACACGTAAATTTACACTACATGAAAAATTAAATAATCTAATACAAACAGAAAAGCACAAATTGAACTAACGAAATTTGGGTACAATCAAAGTGAGGCcagaaattaattttttttttctttttttctttttaacaGGTTTGAATCTAAGCTTTTGAAACATACTTTGTATTCTAAATCTACTCAAATCACAAACTGTAACATACAAAAGTTAAGACACTTGCATTTATATAATCGAGAAcaaaaaaaaccctaattttacaaATTTCATACATTACTCGAATGAACAATCAAATAAAGTAATCATATAATAAATAATTGAATCTAAGCTTTTGAAACATACTTTGTATTCTAAATCTACTCAAATCACAAACTGTAACATACAAAAGTTAAGACACTTGCATTTAATCgagaaccaaaaaaaaaaaaaccctaattttacaaATTTCATACATTACTCGAATGAACAATCAAATAAAGTAACCATATAATAAATAATTGAATCTAAGCTTTTCAAACATACTTTGTATTCTAAATCTACTCAAATCACATACTGTAACATACAAAAGTTAAGACACTTGCATTTAATCGAgaaaaaaaaccctaattttacaaATTTCATACATTACTCGAATGAACAATCAAATAAAGTAATCATATAATAAATATATGTTTCCAGAATGTATAGAATTCAAAACTACCTTAGATTTGAGAATATGTGGGAGCGCGTGAAGTTCTGATAGTTCGTAACTACtgcgtatgagaagaagaagaagaagaagaaggagaaggtGAGTAGGTAAATAGATTTTGAAAAATTAATGACTTATTACAATTTGACCTCTGGACGTCAAGGttattttgatttttaaaaacTTCAAATATG
This genomic stretch from Rutidosis leptorrhynchoides isolate AG116_Rl617_1_P2 chromosome 11, CSIRO_AGI_Rlap_v1, whole genome shotgun sequence harbors:
- the LOC139876628 gene encoding uncharacterized protein isoform X2; protein product: MYCDRVRMNTDCDRLSSLSDDLINKILSYIETKHAVKTSILSSRWKNTLKSITHLDLCSDDVTSSTSLNEFTRVLSSRNNEIDLFSLKLSVRGGYIPGFVKIVVNYAFSHNVQKMTIIWLDEMPSSLKPSSLLMSQSLKDLTLIGCASIFNQSRIKSSLYLPSLTTLHLENFIIKNENPGGLFSKCLNLKNLTLSNCDINDHDPLISHSEFSNLSNRNNEIELSSVKLSVGRYKQAFVKTVVDYAFSHNVQKLTIIWVDEWRFEIPNFLFTSQSLKDLTLIGSSRYDCKIKSSLDLPALTTLHLENFTLSNKNPDECGGVFFKCLNLKNLTLFECSIDDPKHLVCHSEFSKLTPETGLFSSANVVVPHLKNLIVYNCGGYIEIYAPELSSLVYEVSCYENFNGNSLSCLEKVDFFMCPLEDDGDYVVEILQQFHNVKYLTLGLEILEVASFVDEVSNVPSPFGKLTSLKIYPRRLERKKNVKKVKIPKQVRNFLLGASPNATVSIYSREEWKHLRMPHQHYE